In the Plasmodium gaboni strain SY75 chromosome 13, whole genome shotgun sequence genome, AGATcatgaatataatataatatattatacatatatatataaagtttataataatatttttttattttaaataatatatataaatatatatatatatatatatatatgttttgttttgttttgttttgttttgttttgttttatttttatatggaaacttatctttttatacttttaaaaaatatggtaatttctttttttttttatgacTATATTTAAAACATCGGATTTTCTTTctaataaattaaattacATATTAAATCGAAAAAATTGCTCATAAGAAAGGTGATTCATTTCTGATggtatatattatatttacaataaaataaatcttttgaaattaaaatgaaTGATACATGATACAACataagaattatataaatatatatatatatatatatatataatatatgttcattccacttattataattttttttttttttttaaaatttattcgtatgtatttaaattatcttcaattttttttatatttttttgacATTGTTCTATATCATGTTtaatttgaataatattataattattttctttatttgaTATTCTTTTATCACCTTGATTTATAGAATGATTGCCttgaatattattatcttcatttattatctcttgtaataattttctcttttcatttaattcTTGTATTAATTCTATCTTATAATTTCTTAATGCTTGCACATGTTTCTCTTCTCTAgatttattttcttcatttatataaatatatctttgTTGAGCTTTTTcaataatttcttttttttcttcttgtGTTAAAATCATCGGAGCACAACTTGGAGGTACCATAAGACATTTTTCCTCTACAAAAATGTTATGTAATTTGTTCTTCTCAGTTTCTCTATTAATACCAATTGATATAGGCATATCTTTTATGCATTCATAATTTTGTGTCTCCTCTAAAATTTTTGACAAGGGCTTTCTATGCTTTATAGTGTCGATTTGATTTTCTTTCACCGTCTTTTCTATTCCACAccccaaaaaaaaaaaaaaaattacatatataaaaatatatatatatatatatattatagaCATATTTCATTTGGTAGGTTACTTTTTAAGGATGGATAATGTATTTGAGGCTTTCTATATAACGTATTTAATTTTGTATCTTCCTTctttttatcatttttgtttttatcTCCATCATGTTTAGAACTTAAAATGTGTggttttattttattactttCTCCATATAAGTGGTATAATAACTTACCTGCTTCATTATTTAAGCCAAAGGACTTCCAAAAATTTTTGTGAGTATCAGGTTTCTCATACTTTATATCGTCTCCTTCTATGCATTTTTCTTCGTTTAAATTAGTACTCATTTTTAGGAGAATAAACAAACATGTATAAGGATATAagcacatatatatatatatatatatatatatatatatatatatatatataatgtaccaagttttttttttttttttttttgttatacttttatatatatatatatatatatatatttatttacatttcATTTTGTTATTAAATCAATGAGGCTTCTACGGGGCGACAagtattataaaaaatttcacatagaaaataaaaaaataataaaatataaacacaaatgaatacacataaatatatttatatataagatgTCTCTGGAAgtttacattttttaaaaagtttCATGTActggaaaaaaaaaaaaaaaaaaaaaaaaagacaaaaaaaaataataaataaataaatatatatatatatatatatatatatatatatatgtatgtatgtatttatttaatttctATCATATTAACGATTAGtcatatttaaaaaataatattgtaCTATTCTCACCATTTCTTCACACATccataaatatataatatataattatatatatatatatataatatatgttaatataattacatGATCGTAGTTCCATATGAATATGTGCGCCCATTTAAAACCATTTATTAATCATTTATTCAAcaacataataatataataataataacacataatacataataaaaatatttatatattctttcCATGCTCTATAAATTGAGAATTTTTaatgtacatatattataaatatataagatacttaaaaataatattttgtccacattttcatattaaaaaataaaaatataaaaatataaaaatataaaaaaataacatatcTTAATTAAAcaattatatgaatatatcTCAATTGTGTTCAgcataaatatatgttcgcaaatatatatatatatatatatatatatatatatatatatatatatatattttatttttcatttaacCAGTTCATTAGCCACTTAAGGacaattatataacatCTGTTGTtacattataatataaacaccatataattcttttctgattttgttttattgaaaaagaaattgCTCGTTCAGGTGCCATACATGTATAGAGTTATCAACTCCTACTGTAGCTATTGTGAAAGTATTGCTGTTTGCCCAGGCGAGATCATATATACTTCCTATATGCCCTCCATGAACAAATAGTAATTGTTTAGGTACAGGATTTggattattatatatatcatctTCTGTTTTTTGAAGAGGTAATATTTGTGTATTGTTATTTCTTGAAAGGTCCCATATACATGCTGTTCCATCATCTGAACAAGATGCAAAAATACCTGAACTGATCATACCAAATTTGATTCTGTTAATACCTTGTGtatgataatttaattttaataatgattctttattatatctcATATCCCATACAGATATTAAACCA is a window encoding:
- a CDS encoding hypothetical protein (conserved Plasmodium protein, unknown function), with the translated sequence MSTNLNEEKCIEGDDIKYEKPDTHKNFWKSFGLNNEAGKLLYHLYGESNKIKPHILSSKHDGDKNKNDKKKEDTKLNTLYRKPQIHYPSLKKKTVKENQIDTIKHRKPLSKILEETQNYECIKDMPISIGINRETEKNKLHNIFVEEKCLMVPPSCAPMILTQEEKKEIIEKAQQRYIYINEENKSREEKHVQALRNYKIELIQELNEKRKLLQEIINEDNNIQGNHSINQGDKRISNKENNYNIIQIKHDIEQCQKNIKKIEDNLNTYE